The stretch of DNA aaaatgcatgaatttaaaagaaaagttcaagaacctctagaattgcaaccaagcatccgaatcctccgattgacaccaaattttacaaacaagttccaaatagcaTAACAAACCTCTTTcaagtcccaaaactaaattTCGAACCCGATAACCAAAAGTTAACCTACAATCAATCTTGGGAatacttctaaacctcaaatttctaactttcgggaaaacaacaaaaatcaacctacggacctccaaatttgattccgggcatacacccaagttcaaaattacgatacgaacctatcagagccatcaaaataccattctggggtcattttcataaaagtcaaagtttggtcaaaaCTTTCAACATAGGCTTGTAAGCCatgaaccaaagggtccaaaacAAAATAAATCTTCCCGAAATGAAACTAACCAAtgtcgcaagtcataaaatcacaaATGCACATGtatgaagcatcaaaaggggaaataTGGTGCatatacacaaaatgaccggtcgggtcgttacaatttaacAAGTGAAAGCATGTATTTGACAACTAAGGACAAGTAGCAACTAAGGCATGTAACAAGTAATAACATGTATTAAATAATGGCATGATATATGtcgatacccaattttgccctcatatttttgcaAATAAGCGTATATGCTTTCAAAACATTAACAtgcatcattatttaatttataagatTTATGCAGGCatcttctataatttttcataatttgtaGAGCTTTTAAATTGATTCTTTGTATTTAAATCgcttgaataattattaattattctttcaaattattttgtgatgactcaatTATCTAAATCCTTATTTTTCATCTATAATATTTGCTTCATgtattttattctattttattataattacattagtattttcaggctatttgcacaatcttgcaataataTCCTATATTTTACAATTGTATTGCATTTGCCATTTTATTCAGGGTCAAAATAATATATTACATTTTTATAATCTTATACTATTGTTTTAAGGTATCAATTtgcctaaaaaatatttttataatttatttaactattttattaaaatagtttttccttaatttcttatttaaaggcTGGCCCAAATTTTGAGTCAATTTTCAGACCAAACAAGCCCCAAATCTCTGGCCCAACCCCCCAAAGCCCAATCCAAATGACCCCTGCAATTAACCCGGTCGATACCCGTTCCAAACGACCCGCCCCGCTTATCCCTTAATCTCGACCATTGATCTTTCAAGATCAACGGTCTACAATCACCCCACCCTTTTTAATAACCCTAGACCTGAAACCCTAAACCATTCCCCTCTAACCCACCGCCCCTAAACGCTCTTAACCTCCCCTTATCTCTTCTgaagaaccctagccgcctccctttaattccctctcctaatcccactaATAATGGGATTAGGCCATTATTTTCTTACCATGTTTGAAGCCCTTTGGTATTGGTCGTCCGTTTGTGGTGTtacttaggtacttgcctaaGTTTGGCAAGCAAGAGCTCTTGAGTTGGAACCAAAGTGGTTTGAACGTTTGATTCTGATCATTATTCCGTCTATATACATTTATGGCAAAATGATATGAAGCCGATTCACCAAAACCTTTGGTCGATTCCTTGATTTCTGTCGAATTAGGGTTCggaattttatacttttccttttACCCGTTCCATTACTGATAGCATATGGTACTTACTTtccatatttatgtttgattgatttttttccttgtttgtttgcttgattcctactactatataaacccctcccacGTAATCGAGGGCAACATGAGGTAAaatgccctgctcggaaggccttggatccacaatatgagggcagtcccttcgactctccaccaaattaTGAAATTCCCGATGTCGGACAGTGTAAAAATAGTATGtggggagcagcatgctgcaaaggaaatgtttgcggtcaaTGAGGTAACagcgatatcgacactatcaacctcggaaaggtcgagcatcaaaggtaaataggaagtcaaatagcaatcacagccaccagcctcgaccgaatcggggaagcaggagatagaagaagaggaggaggactTTCTGACCCCttgaacttttattgttcccgaagattctgttgccaccaaatcaatggtcgaagagctggaacaggttatattgatcgagtacctgcctgagcaaaaggtatacctgggaacaggattaacccccgaactcaggaaaaagcttattaaatttcttattgataacatagattgttttgcttggtcccatttagacatgacagggatcccaccggagataacgacgcatcgggTAAGCCTGGActctaggttcaaaccggtgaagcaaaagagaagaccccaatccgaggtaaagcacgcattcataaaagatgaggtaattaaacttctcaaaatagggtccattcgggaggtgaaatatcccgaatgattagccaatatagttgtagtccctaaaaaagggaaaaacatagaatgtgtgtagattataaggatttaaacaaggtgtgccctaaagattcttttccactgcctaacatcgatcgcattatcgatgccacggccaggcacgagatccttacttttctcgatgcctattccgggtacaatcaaatccaaatgaactcggaggaccgagaaaagacttcatttatcaccaagtatggaacatattgttataatgtaatgcccttcgggctaaaaacctgcaggagctacttaccaacgcctagtaaataaaatgtttgaagaacaaataggtaaatcaatgaaagtttatattgatgacatgctagttaagtccctgggtgcagaggaccatttggctcatttgcaggaaacgttcgagattttaaggaaatacaacataaaactcaacctcgagaaatgtgctttcggggtcgggtcgggcaagttccttggcttcatggtatcgaatgggagatcgagatcaaccccgataaaatcaaggccatcgaagacatcaccgtcgtgtaCAGCGTAAAAGCCGTGTAGAGGCTAACTGGATGGATAActaccttaggccgattcatttcgaggttgtcggatcgaagccacagattgtttctctactcaaaaagaaaaacgatTTTTCCTGGACCCCggattagaggaattgaagcgatacctattgagcccaccactacttcacactccaaaggcagatgagaaactttacttgtacttggaagtatcggaaatcgcggtaagtggtgtcctagttcgagaagagcaaggtacgcaattttctatttattatgtaagtcgaaccttaggagaagcagaaactagatatccacactttgagaaattggcacttgcactgataagtgcctctacaaagttaagaccatacttccaatgtcaccccatatacgTATTAACCactttgtaatattttgcacaagcctaaactatcgggccgattggccaaatgggccgtcgaactcagtgggtacgatatcgaatatcaaccccagacagccatcaagtcccaaattttagcggacttcatggccgatttcatgccaaccctcgtacccgaagttgaacaggaactcttgttaaaattggatatatcatcgggggtatggaccctcttcatagacggtgcttcgaatgtgaaggggtccgggctaggcatcgttttgaagcctcccacgggtagcactattaggaaatctatcaaaacttctaggttgactaacaatgaggccaagtacgaggccatgattgcaggtctcgagctagctaaaagcttgggaacagaagtcattgaagccaagtgtgactctttactggtggtgaaccaagtaaacataaccttcgaagttcgagaggatagaatgcaaaggtatttggacaaactgcatgtaactttgcaccgtttcaaggaatggactttacaacatgtacctcgagaacaaaacagtgaggccgatgcacttgcaaatttggggtcgtcggtcgaggaagatgagatcagctcgggaactatcgttcaactctcgagatccatgatcgagaaaggtcatgccgagataaactctacaagcttaacctgggattggaggaataaatatattgaatacttgaagaacggaaagctcccatcggatcctaaagagtcgagggccctacgaaccaaagctactCGATTCAtatggcagtatgcttaggaccagaaGATACTGATTATGTTTtatgagaggtccatgaaggcacttgtggcaACCACTCCAGCGCctaatcactgattcacaaaatcataagAGTAGGATACTACTGgtatagcatggaaaaagacactaaggagtttgttcgaaaatgtgataaatgtcaaaggtttgcaccgatgatccatcagcccggagaataacttcattcagtcctatccccatggtcattcatgaaatgggggatggatatcgtcagcCCTCTGCCattggccccaggtaaagctaagtttattttatttatgactgactatttatctaaatgggttgaagcacaggcattcgagaaagtgagagagaaagaggttatagactttatctgggatcacatcgtatgtcaatttgggatacccatcaaaatagtgtgtgacaatggaaaataatttatcggcagcaaagtgatgaaattcctcaaagatcacaaaataaaaaggatattatcaacactgtATCACCATAGTGGGAACgtacaggccgaatcaacgaacaagactatcattcaaaacctaaagaaaatgtTGAAagacgctaaggggaaatggagagaaattctaccccgttctccttagtatatggctctgaagccttgattccagtcgaagtcggggaacccagtgccaggttttgacATACATCAGAAGAATCAAATCACGAGggtatgaatactagcctcaaattattggatgaaaaacgagaagccgtactcgttcgaatggctgcacaaaagcaacgaatcgaaagatactacaataggagaaccaaccttcgccacttcagagtcggggacttagtcctgaggaaagtcaccatcaacactcgagatcctaatgaagggaagctcgacccaaattgggagggaccctaccaagtcctcgacatcgtCGAAAAGGGATCTTACAAGCTCGGCCGAAGGACGGCGAACAACtgtcaaataattggaacatatcgcttctcaaatgatattattgctaaggtatgactttattcccttttttcatttatatattcgacactaactcactgTAGGTGTTCGatcaaagacatcgagaccttatgttttaaagcacgcgttgcacttttttcccttagatcagtttttgtcccaagtcggttttttcggcgaggtttttaacgaggcaataattatgtgctacctgaggacaattcaacagtatccaaggcttctttacaatcaacctcgaatactggggggcatcaccctcggatgttacactttcgaggaaaatacttcgtgttaaagggtctcgatagagaaactttgtaatgggccaattggtcgaatgaaccgtgtccgtatagatcagtcgagccccgatggcaaaacatgcacgcatgtataaattatacaaaggagcattctttctatatcaaacatcttgtgtctcaaagaaaattttctactatacaagctccatactgtgagaaatggctcaaggaccaagtgcaaatatacctcgtacactcggggactgccgtcgacgatcgacatattcgagtaatctaaactcaaattcataagacctcaaagaggcacccctcgatctgTAGGCCAAGGACATCACTCTCAGGGACtaacacttcgaacaagttcgaagtgttattgggaaataagcccaagaggcatacccaaaagctacggccaaattaaggcagctcggagacgtccgaatcccgtaataaaaataggccttcaaaTCTTTTGAAAAatcggttaaaaaaggctaccctcgacaagtaatcaaaagggcttcgatgAAATCAGCCCTTGAAAAACcctaagaggtatcaaattatcttaacacaaacgtgctaaggcacaaaaggCAGAGGGGTTTCGATCGACATCGAACCCTCAAAAAAtccaatgggtaaagaatacgtgttaaggcataaagaaattttttactaagtcttctaagccggaaaaaggaaaaaatagtcatcttttagaggccatatcgacccaatctaaagagcctaagggccaatacacttagagttcgagattttgttctcactcaattcggacctaaggattccactattccgagctcaaataaaacTAACTTGAATATAACtcgaggattcatcattatttgatataaaaccttaaggggtctgttactgtgagttcgaaacttactcgaactcggctaTTAAAACTGTATAATTACggcttcgatcaagccatccgaaatcaaaatcccgaacatatggttgagctcggggactcgcccttGCTTAActaaaaaaacctaagggtttgttctactctgagttcgagTTATTGCTCACTCAATTATAGAAGCTACAACAACCCGATTAAAACAAAGTTTTCCCAAGGCAAAGGCAAAAtagaatttatcataaatcaaAAATCGGAGATGAAacggaaagaaaaggaatctttcatatatgcaaagtatttacaaagaccacacAGGGTCTTAcacagaaaaggaaaaaaaaatcctAAGTTCCTAGTTCGCCTCGGGAGCCGCATCTTTgggagcttcatcttcatctcctccGTTCTCGGATCCACTCGCAGAGTCTTCATCATCAGAAAGCAAAGATCTGGCCTCGTTCTAaaaaaccttcgcactctcgatATCAGCCGTGAGGTTGAAGCCAAgagcatgtacctcctcaagagtctctctATGAGACTGGCgcctagcatgctcggcaacacgGGACAATCTAACCTCAGTAGCATCAGAAATTTCCTTTGCCCGAGTGTTAGCGGCTTCAGCGTCAGCTCGGTAAGAGGCCACGAGCGCCTCTGCCTCGGATGTGGCCCTTGCAAGTTCAGCGGCCAACCGAGTCTCGAGCTCTTCAACCTTCTGGGCTCGGGCCAAGTTCTCCTCCTTCGCGCTTCGGAGTTGACGCTCAACCGAAGATAGTTGGGCCTAAACCGCATCTTTCTCCGAGGCGAGACGATCCATGTTTtgcttccaccccaaagtctctgcctctttcatcttggcctcctcacgaAGTTGCTCAACCAATTCGGCCATTTGCTGAACCTGCAGGATGAATGTGTTAGTCACCAATATCAAGCTCCTAAAAATTTATATTACCCGTTCACTGAGCTCGATCTGATCTTGATGAGCTCTTGTCAGCTCGGCTCAAATGctcatgatctcctcttctttttgcacatagaggagtttgaTGGCATCTCTTTCCTCCGTAATCTGTTTGAGATCAGCCTCACATCGGGCCAGCTCAGCTCTGTATTTGGAGGACACTTCTCGATGGAGCGTCATAGCCTGTACAGAAAGGAAggaaatcagacttagagaaataagaacaaacgcaagcatggtaacataggctaaaactcacttggttcaaaagccgctgagcctcatcaaaaatgagtgatgcgtcCAGGTCGGGAACATCATCGACCCCCGCGAAGCAGCCGCCAAATATATCATCCCCTTCGGGGGTCGTCCCCATATAGAGGCTCCCCATGGATCGGGCATCCCGAAACTACCCCTCAGAGAATGTGGGGTCGGGCGGCGAATCATTAATGTTAGTTGCCCtgagcgagtcacttggggcattctcttctctttgaagggccttAGAACTAGACCCTTTGGGCACACCGGTCGGTTGCTCATCACGGCAGGAGGCATCATCAACacccgatgactcggggactctgcTCGGACCTTCTTCCGAGATCACCTCGGTCTACGGCTGAACCTCCTCGACTGTCATCGGCTCAGCAGTTCTCAAAGCTTCGATGCTTTCCCTCTTCCGAGCCACCAGCAGGAAATCGACATCTTCTCCCTCCTCGTCTTCATCCCGTAGTGTTTGGACTACATCGGTAGACAGAACGACGGGATCAATCTTCGACTTTCGAGCCCTGCTTTTCCTGGGCTTCAGGGTATCTGGAGGCGAGacccttctccttttcttgtctttggtcgGCTTCGGGACCTCCTCTTCCCTGGTAGGAGGCAGCCTCATGACAACATTATCTCCAAGAcctgtatgagaagaaatcaagttaaaaagaagtatttcacaGGAATGCATTAAACACGGACAggggaacttaccatgatttttggcctcccattgaTCCTTGGCCAAATCACGCCACGAGTGCTCAGCATACGAAGAGGTTGAAACTAGTTGTCGAACCCAATCTGCAAGGTCCAGGACTGCACCAGGAAACCAGGGGGAAGATGCACCATACagaagaatatagatgagaagaggtaaaggaaacataacaagtaatcaaacgtTATCGGTGAGGTTCTACTtatgcttcatgttccattcttcggggaatggcatcttctTGGCGGGGATTAAGTCAGAGGTCCTGACTCGGACAAACCGGCCCATCCATCCTCGgtccttatcctcgtctatactAGAGAACAGTACCTTCGTGGCCCGGTGCTGAAGCCTTATCAGTCTACCCCGATAAAGATGGGGgctgtatagcctaatgagatgataGAGGGTGAAAGATatcccctcgaccttgctcgagaagaatctgagcaaaatgacaatgcgccaaaaagaggagtagatctggcctagggttacccggtATTGGTGGCAGAAGTCAATTATGACAGAATCGACGgaacccagtgtgaaagggtaagtatacacacttaagaaccctttcacatgagtggtgatgtcctcctcgggggtaggaatcaccacctctttattctcccaatGGCAGTCTTTTTTCACCTGCTCGAGATCGCCTTCGGATATCAAACAgatgtatctagacatgggctcgcatcggccaggaaccgaatagggtttttcgactttaaagtcggaagtaagttcacatggctaggggatgcactcttcgatacgtggctccaccggtgttttgtcaccgGCCGGACGCGATGAGGAGgccttttctttttgaggaacggtcTTTAATTTTTTCACCATTGCTATATGAGTTTTAAGGAAGAAGAAGGCAAAATTTgtgttttaataagagattgACAAACAGAAACCAGcaaagttgatgaacttgaagagaataaaagagcttttgaagattagaagaagtttgaaggtaaagtttgagaagattatgaaggtggtctatttataatagccactttgatAGTTTGAAAGCACTGGTGGCCAACCATCAACTGgtgttaattaatgaccttgggaactGTGCAGACGCGACGCTTCAATCGCTTATGTTGCTTACGTCACGATGTTGACgtcataattgatcgaggtattaaatcgaagtctcgaattcgtttcttctcgttacactccaaaaaacgagaggactatctgtatacggtcgaaatcgggcatacccgatttcgttggcaggggagttgcctcgagggtaacctcataatagatcgggctcgagctcgagctcgaagatagaacattaagcctggagatcgaagtgttcattgagatcgaggccagcaacaatggagatcaagcatgactgacttcgagtaaggcgtaataacggaatggcgagatatcagtaatcGGTCGAAGATCACGGCAGAAAttccggaacagatcaaatcaaagcggttattagtgccaaCCATCGGATCTACTTCTGtgattagagttgtaccttatttaggattcctctattatataaagagggatcccattcacttgtGAAGGAGAACAATTATTATTCACTAATAAGAATATACACATACGCTGCTTTTTTTTACTGTTCATCGCTGTTTGTTCCATCCTAcactgttcttattaactaacctcgagactatctcgaatcgaggtcgaggcattgtttgcagaccggtttgatttattgtccaatttatctatttaatttgttgtttatcaattggtactgatttaaatcacatatcattaaaaccacaatataaatttaattgttactcaatttgtAGGGTAAACATACTAAAAGAAGATTTTCAATGAGATCTCCTCCTTTTGTCTTTACAATCGtttgtgttattttattttactgcCATCACTGATTTTCTTTTCATAAATTGAGTCAGTCGATTGCTTGTGACCTTATTGTTACAAATTAAATTGATTTAACTATTAAACAAATTTTGGGTTAAACAAGAATATGTTAAGAAATCCTAAATCTAATTTTAGCGACTGATTAACTTATTTTCGAAATAAAAAAGGTGACATGTTGACATAAAGTAATTGAGAAAACCACGACAGGAAAGAAGGAAAACGAAATTTTACTTTCACTTCCAACAGTAATTAAGCCAAAGGGATGAAGAAGTACTATGAGTATACTGGAATAGACGAAAGAAGATTGTTAAGAATTTGAAGGCTGCAATTCAAAATCATCATCAATATTACCTTGTGCTGATTTTTCATTCTATGAACTTTTTCTGCACCAAGGCTTTTTATTAGTACAACCAAGAAGGGGTTGTGGTCTAAAATTGAAGTAAGCAGCAGAAGCAAGGTATAGACAAGATAAACCTACATATATTTTGAACCAGATGAATGAATAAAATGTAAAGAATGCAAGCATTCCAGTAACAGCAATTACTAGTGTAAAATTGACCAAGCATTTTGCTGTAGAGAGTTCTTCTTCGGTTCCTTCATTAGGGAAATGACCATTTGCAATAAAATTAGAGAGTAAGTGATCCTTCAACTGAAATGTCTCCATCAACCATGCAAATGCCTCCTTTTCGGATGCTGGAATCTCCTCAATGGGAATGCGTCTGATATGAATGTGTACTTGAGAAGGATCCACGCCGAAAACATTGTCCAATAGAGTTGGACACTGATTCTTATACGCGATAGTCACATCATAAACTGCAAATTGAACATGGTAAGGGAGTATATATAAGTCGGCTGGAGAGTCAACAGTAGAAAACATTTGTTACAAGACAAAACCTGCATCCAAGGAGCTCCTTAATATTTCCAAGCAGGCATAAAAACCTTTTGTCTTAGGAAGCAGTACATTCATTAGAACAGGTAATCCATTCTTGGTAGCAAACTCTTGGCTGCTTTTGCACTTGTGCTCACTGCAAGTAAAGGCAAGCTAAGTAGCAATTTTAGAGAGTAACAGAATACGAAGTGCATTTAATAATTGTGAAATGTTCAGGTAAAAATGAGACATTTCATCATATATAAGATTCTAAGAATTACTATTCCTTACGTGAAATCAGTTCCCTCGGGGAAAAGGGTCAGCCAAAGTGGATCCTGAGGATTGGTAAAAGTCGAAACCATCTGTCTTATAACTGGTTCATCCACTTCCAATTTTCTCTCAAGTGGGATGAACTCCAGCACATGAAATCCCCATCCAAAGACTGGCAATCTCATCAAACTTTTCTTAAGTAGATATTTGATGTGGCCCAAGCATCCCTTCCGCAATGCAAGATCCCACAAGTACATCCAATCAACTTCTGTTCTGTGGTTGGCCATCAGAAGAACACGTTCTTGTGGTGGAACATGTTCTCCAGAAAACACCACTCTGGTTTCATTTATCTTTTCAAACAAGAATGGCCACAATCCAAGCCAAAGACCAAAGAGGAATGACACTACTTTCCTACTATAATGTGTGCTGAAGAAGCGCAAGAGAACAGCTGCTACTGGTGAGAAATAAATTAAGCAAATGAATGCGGTTGAAAGAAGAATCGCTAAACATATCACACCCCTGAGAATTCTGAAAGGcgttaaaggaaaatgttttgcTTTCTCGTCAGAGGCAAGAGCCTGGCTAAGTTCCATCC from Nicotiana tomentosiformis chromosome 11, ASM39032v3, whole genome shotgun sequence encodes:
- the LOC104110815 gene encoding probable 1-acyl-sn-glycerol-3-phosphate acyltransferase 4, which encodes MELSQALASDEKAKHFPLTPFRILRGVICLAILLSTAFICLIYFSPVAAVLLRFFSTHYSRKVVSFLFGLWLGLWPFLFEKINETRVVFSGEHVPPQERVLLMANHRTEVDWMYLWDLALRKGCLGHIKYLLKKSLMRLPVFGWGFHVLEFIPLERKLEVDEPVIRQMVSTFTNPQDPLWLTLFPEGTDFTEHKCKSSQEFATKNGLPVLMNVLLPKTKGFYACLEILRSSLDAVYDVTIAYKNQCPTLLDNVFGVDPSQVHIHIRRIPIEEIPASEKEAFAWLMETFQLKDHLLSNFIANGHFPNEGTEEELSTAKCLVNFTLVIAVTGMLAFFTFYSFIWFKIYVGLSCLYLASAAYFNFRPQPLLGCTNKKPWCRKSS